One segment of Salvelinus alpinus chromosome 1, SLU_Salpinus.1, whole genome shotgun sequence DNA contains the following:
- the mosmoa gene encoding uncharacterized protein C16orf52 homolog B isoform X1 → MPLFCESHFFFPSTVYIKLIQCPFLSPQGALCRFLECFCYPHCLTGKICGKKVHLHIFGSSAASQALFMGKKHKCAPEALARKLAVLSCSQSLTDGALTVGLVRQCQTIHGRDRTCIPPRLPPEWVTTLFFIILGIISLTVTCGLLVASHWRREATKYARWIAFTGMILFCMAALIFPIGFYINEVGGQPYKLPNNTVVGSSYVLFVLSIFFTIVGLLFAGKVCLPG, encoded by the exons atgCCTCTATTTTGTGAAAGTCACTTTTTCTTTCCTAGTACCGTATATATTAAATTGATTCAATGTCCGTTCCTTTCGCCACAAGGGGCATTGTGCAGATTTCTAGAGTGCTTTTGTTACCCACACTGCCTCACAGGCAAGATTTGTGGCAAAAAAGTACATTTGCACATCTTTGGCTCCAGCGCTGCCTCACAAGCACTATTCATGGGAAAAAAGCACAAATGCGCACCAGAAGCTCTTGCTAGGAAattagcagttctcagctgttcgCAGTCTCTTACTGACG gtgcCCTGACGGTAGGCCTGGTGCGGCAGTGCCAGACCATCCACGGTCGGGACCGCACCTGTATCCCCCCGCGGCTTCCCCCCGAGTGGGTCACCACGCTCTTCTTCATCATCCTGGGTATCATCTCCCTCACGGTGACCTGTGGCCTGCTGGTGGCATCCCACTGGCGCCGCGAGGCCACCAAATACGCCCGCTGGATTGCCTTCACTGGGA tgaTCCTGTTCTGTATGGCGGCGCTCATCTTCCCCATCGGTTTCTACATCAACGAGGTGGGTGGCCAGCCATACAAGCTGCCCAACAACACGGTGGTGGGCTCCTCCTACGTCCTCTTTGTCCTCTCCATCTTCTTCACCATAGTGGGACTGCTGTTCGCAGGCAAGGTGTGCCTGCCCGGCTGA